Proteins encoded by one window of Sediminicoccus rosea:
- a CDS encoding MMPL family transporter, producing the protein MTADPAAALGRIVVALVRLSLRRTILMLLLLALGTGGAGWLAATRFTLDSDVTKLFPQDLPWRLAERQIETAFPQRQDLIVIVLDAGEAREAERRAAALAGALRAHPGLFRSVRRPDEGRFWATQGLLYLDLPEVQSITEQIIAAQGLLGPFAADPSLRGVADLLRLMGEGLARGEADAARLAAPLAAFADAAEAALQGRVAPPDWERLLTGRAPRPLELRRLILVQPALDYEQLTAGAAATEVIRAEAARLGIPIRLTGPVPMADEEFATVSAGAVENSIVSFVLVGVLLWMALRSWRLIWPLLVLIVVGLVWTAGLGLLLVGSYNPLSIAFAVLFIGLGVDFGIQYAVQYRAERAHLPELRPALEQAARVAGPGMTLAALAVTLSFLSFWPTDYRGVAELGLVAALGMVIGWFLAMTLLPALLVVARPRGEAREVGYPALRPVDGWLSTNAGGVALMALALAAICVASLQWLRFDTNPINLRDAGAESVATWRDLARSAETNPNTLEVLAPDLAAAEALARRLAALPEVARATTLADFIPGQQTEKLALIEDAAMLLGPALAAEPRPAPDALAVVAALRAAASELVPLGGEAARLGRALALLARGGAEPREDFAAATVPGLAELLGRIRDMLAAQPVTRESLPPEIRAEWMTPDGRARVEAVPNPIAADETTLLTRFAAAVRAVAPDATGLAVSMQESSATIQRAFLQSGVLGLVFVLALLWLTLRSLRLSLLALAPLALAGLMTMAHCALLGPDLNLANIIALPLLFGQGVAYDIYFVAAWQQGRRDLLASPLNRAVIYSAVTNAAAFGALALSPHPGTASMGVVLSVSLVYSLLCVMLVLPPLLKLFAPAPRG; encoded by the coding sequence ATGACAGCTGATCCGGCGGCCGCGCTCGGCCGCATCGTGGTGGCGCTGGTGCGGCTCTCGCTGCGCCGGACGATCCTCATGCTGCTGCTGCTGGCGCTCGGCACGGGCGGCGCGGGCTGGCTCGCCGCCACGCGCTTCACGCTCGATTCCGACGTGACGAAGCTCTTCCCGCAGGACCTGCCCTGGCGCCTCGCCGAACGGCAGATCGAGACGGCCTTCCCGCAGCGGCAGGACCTCATCGTCATCGTGCTCGACGCCGGGGAGGCGCGCGAGGCCGAGCGCCGCGCCGCCGCGCTGGCGGGCGCGCTGCGCGCCCATCCCGGCCTGTTCCGCAGCGTGCGCCGGCCGGATGAGGGGCGCTTCTGGGCGACGCAGGGCCTGCTCTATCTCGACCTGCCCGAGGTGCAGTCCATCACCGAGCAGATCATCGCGGCGCAGGGCCTGCTCGGCCCCTTCGCGGCCGATCCGAGCCTGCGCGGCGTCGCGGACCTGCTGCGCCTGATGGGCGAGGGCCTCGCGCGCGGCGAGGCCGATGCGGCGCGCCTCGCCGCCCCGCTGGCCGCCTTCGCCGATGCGGCGGAGGCGGCGCTGCAGGGCCGCGTCGCGCCGCCCGACTGGGAGCGGCTGCTGACCGGCCGCGCGCCACGCCCGCTCGAACTCCGCCGGCTGATCCTGGTGCAGCCCGCGCTGGACTATGAGCAGCTGACGGCCGGCGCGGCCGCGACCGAGGTGATCCGCGCCGAGGCCGCGCGGCTTGGCATCCCCATCCGCCTGACCGGCCCCGTGCCCATGGCCGATGAGGAATTCGCGACCGTCAGCGCGGGCGCGGTGGAGAACAGCATCGTCTCCTTCGTGCTGGTGGGCGTGCTGCTCTGGATGGCCTTGCGCTCCTGGCGGCTGATCTGGCCGCTGCTGGTGCTCATCGTGGTGGGGCTGGTCTGGACGGCGGGCCTCGGGCTTTTGCTGGTGGGCAGCTACAACCCGCTCTCCATCGCCTTCGCCGTGCTCTTCATCGGCCTCGGCGTGGATTTCGGCATCCAGTACGCGGTGCAATACCGCGCCGAGCGCGCGCATCTGCCCGAGCTCCGGCCCGCGCTGGAACAGGCGGCGCGCGTCGCGGGGCCGGGGATGACGCTGGCCGCGCTGGCGGTGACGCTGAGCTTCCTCTCCTTCTGGCCGACCGATTACCGCGGCGTGGCGGAACTCGGCCTGGTCGCCGCACTCGGCATGGTGATCGGCTGGTTCCTGGCGATGACGCTGCTGCCCGCGCTGCTCGTCGTGGCGCGCCCGCGCGGCGAGGCGCGGGAGGTGGGCTACCCGGCGCTTCGCCCCGTGGATGGCTGGCTCTCCACCAATGCCGGCGGCGTTGCCCTGATGGCGCTGGCGCTCGCCGCCATCTGCGTGGCGAGCCTGCAATGGCTGCGCTTCGACACCAACCCGATCAACCTGCGCGATGCCGGGGCGGAATCTGTCGCCACCTGGCGCGACCTCGCCCGCAGCGCCGAGACCAATCCCAATACGCTGGAGGTGCTGGCGCCCGACCTCGCGGCGGCCGAGGCGCTGGCGCGGCGCCTCGCCGCCCTGCCCGAGGTGGCGCGCGCCACCACGCTGGCCGATTTCATCCCGGGCCAGCAGACCGAAAAGCTCGCGCTGATCGAGGATGCGGCCATGCTGCTGGGCCCGGCGCTGGCCGCCGAGCCGCGCCCCGCGCCCGATGCGCTGGCGGTGGTGGCGGCGCTCCGCGCGGCGGCGAGCGAGCTGGTGCCGCTCGGCGGCGAGGCGGCGCGCCTCGGCCGCGCGCTCGCGCTGCTGGCCCGCGGCGGCGCGGAGCCGCGCGAGGATTTCGCCGCCGCCACCGTCCCGGGCCTCGCCGAGCTTCTGGGCCGCATACGCGACATGCTGGCGGCCCAGCCGGTGACACGGGAAAGCCTCCCGCCCGAGATCCGCGCCGAGTGGATGACGCCCGATGGCCGCGCCCGGGTGGAGGCCGTGCCCAACCCCATCGCGGCGGACGAGACGACGCTGCTGACGCGCTTCGCCGCCGCCGTGCGCGCCGTGGCGCCCGACGCCACGGGGCTGGCCGTCTCGATGCAGGAATCCTCGGCCACCATCCAGCGCGCCTTCCTGCAATCGGGCGTGCTGGGGCTGGTCTTCGTGCTGGCGCTGCTGTGGCTCACGCTGCGCTCGCTCAGGCTCTCGCTGCTGGCGCTCGCGCCGCTCGCGCTCGCCGGGCTGATGACCATGGCGCATTGCGCGCTGCTGGGGCCGGACCTCAACCTCGCCAACATCATCGCGCTGCCGCTGCTCTTCGGGCAGGGTGTCGCCTATGACATCTACTTCGTGGCGGCCTGGCAGCAGGGGCGGCGCGACCTGCTGGCGAGCCCGCTGAACCGGGCGGTGATCTACTCCGCGGTCACCAATGCGGCGGCCTTCGGGGCGCTGGCGCTCTCGCCCCATCCGGGCACGGCCAGCATGGGCGTCGTCCTGTCGGTCAGCCTGGTCTATTCGCTGCTCTGCGTGATGCTGGTGCTGCCCCCGCTCCTCAAGCTCTTCGCGCCCGCCCCCCGGGGCTGA
- a CDS encoding Ig-like domain-containing protein: protein MVRPIITGTANADWLHLQAAASAMEVTTGAGHDGIFAGAFDDLLRGGTGDDQLWGNAGNDTLLGEEGNDQAWGGEGHDSLDGGAGNDLLWGDAGQDTILGGAGNDQLWGGEGNDSLDGGAGQDLLWGGQGDDTMALGEGNDQAWGEDGHDRISTGTGNDTVWAGQGDDSVDGGAGDDSLTGEAGNDTIQAGEGRNIVSGGQGDDSITAGSGHDSITGDQGDDVIAAGNGNNTIHGGEGLDRITAGTGNDVITGGNGHDVIDAGAGNNTVWSGQGDDSVTTGAGNDEIGTDEGNDTVQSGAGHDRVYGNGGHDSIEAGSGNDVVTGDMGNDTINGGAGNDSLYGGEGQDRIVAGEGADRVQADGGNDTVIHSRGAVNGDFFNGGAGFDTLAFDMTLADWQDSAFQAELGTYLARLAAGKTGLFDFASQGLKATSFEAVAITVDGVAMDLVDDAVTAKADAFSVTEDAASVSGNLLANDSVADLVAKIEITSAATAGTLTLGQNGAFTWDGGDAFQALAAGESRAITFSYRVTDMDGDTGTAQATITVQGLNDGPTAMADESKTDEDTAIKLDLLGNDSDVDGDALTLVSVSASDYGAAIKLDGNAVVYDPSASAKLQALGAEETATDSFTYTVRDANGAEVTQTVTITVAGLADKAESLLVNSFEDDLGKGWQDTGDVETVKGGTEGKMAARLSTEDAKDQKQVEGWLQLEKGTLDKLGYGDADEGSAIRGKVELEVGQTLNFDWLFGAAAKSGGNDFAFVTLRHDGENEVFGLADVKTVGQGKDSGWQSFSFTADEAGGYEIGIGVMDVGSSDGHSILMLDNIWIG from the coding sequence ATGGTCCGTCCCATCATCACCGGTACCGCCAACGCCGACTGGCTGCACCTGCAGGCCGCGGCGAGCGCGATGGAGGTGACGACCGGCGCGGGCCATGACGGCATCTTCGCCGGCGCCTTCGACGACCTGCTGCGCGGCGGCACGGGCGATGACCAGCTCTGGGGCAATGCCGGCAACGACACGCTGCTCGGCGAGGAAGGCAACGACCAGGCCTGGGGTGGCGAGGGCCATGACAGCCTGGATGGCGGCGCCGGCAACGACCTGCTCTGGGGCGATGCGGGCCAGGACACCATCCTGGGCGGCGCCGGCAATGACCAGCTCTGGGGCGGCGAGGGCAATGACAGCCTGGACGGCGGCGCGGGCCAGGACCTGCTCTGGGGCGGCCAGGGCGACGACACCATGGCGCTCGGCGAAGGCAACGACCAGGCCTGGGGCGAGGACGGCCATGACCGCATCTCGACCGGCACTGGCAACGACACGGTCTGGGCCGGCCAGGGCGATGACAGCGTGGATGGCGGCGCGGGCGATGACAGCCTGACCGGCGAGGCGGGGAACGACACCATCCAGGCCGGCGAAGGCCGCAACATCGTCAGCGGCGGCCAGGGCGATGACAGCATCACCGCCGGCAGCGGCCATGACAGCATCACCGGCGACCAGGGCGACGACGTGATCGCCGCCGGCAACGGCAACAACACCATCCATGGCGGCGAGGGCCTGGACCGCATCACGGCCGGCACCGGCAATGACGTGATCACCGGCGGCAACGGCCATGACGTGATCGACGCGGGCGCCGGCAACAACACGGTCTGGTCCGGCCAGGGCGATGACAGCGTCACGACCGGCGCCGGCAATGACGAGATCGGCACGGACGAGGGCAATGACACGGTCCAGTCCGGCGCGGGCCATGACCGCGTCTATGGCAATGGCGGGCATGACAGCATCGAGGCCGGCTCGGGCAACGACGTCGTCACCGGCGACATGGGCAACGACACCATCAACGGTGGCGCCGGCAATGACAGCCTCTACGGCGGCGAGGGCCAGGACCGCATCGTGGCCGGCGAAGGCGCCGACCGCGTGCAGGCCGATGGCGGCAATGACACGGTGATCCACAGCCGCGGCGCGGTGAATGGCGACTTCTTCAACGGCGGCGCGGGCTTCGACACGCTGGCCTTCGACATGACGCTGGCCGATTGGCAGGACAGCGCCTTCCAGGCCGAGCTCGGCACCTACCTGGCGCGCCTGGCCGCGGGCAAGACCGGCCTGTTCGACTTCGCCTCGCAGGGCCTGAAGGCCACGAGTTTCGAGGCCGTCGCGATCACGGTGGACGGCGTGGCGATGGACCTCGTGGACGATGCGGTGACGGCGAAGGCCGATGCCTTCTCCGTGACGGAGGATGCGGCGAGCGTCAGCGGCAACCTGCTGGCCAATGACAGCGTGGCCGACCTGGTCGCCAAGATCGAGATCACCAGCGCGGCCACGGCCGGCACGCTGACCCTCGGCCAGAACGGCGCCTTCACCTGGGATGGCGGCGACGCCTTCCAGGCGCTGGCGGCGGGCGAGAGCCGCGCCATCACCTTCTCCTACCGCGTGACGGACATGGATGGCGACACCGGCACGGCGCAGGCCACCATCACGGTGCAGGGCCTGAATGACGGGCCGACCGCCATGGCCGACGAGAGCAAGACCGACGAGGACACGGCGATCAAGCTCGACCTGCTCGGCAATGACTCGGATGTGGACGGCGATGCGCTGACGCTGGTCAGCGTCTCCGCCTCCGACTACGGCGCGGCGATCAAGCTGGACGGCAATGCGGTGGTCTATGACCCGAGCGCCTCGGCCAAGCTCCAGGCGCTGGGCGCCGAGGAGACGGCGACCGACAGCTTCACCTACACGGTGCGCGATGCGAATGGCGCCGAGGTGACGCAGACCGTGACGATCACCGTCGCCGGCCTTGCCGACAAGGCCGAGAGCCTGCTGGTCAACTCCTTCGAGGACGACCTCGGCAAGGGCTGGCAGGACACGGGCGATGTGGAGACCGTGAAGGGCGGCACCGAGGGCAAGATGGCCGCGCGCCTCTCCACCGAGGACGCCAAGGACCAGAAGCAGGTCGAGGGCTGGCTGCAGCTGGAGAAGGGCACGCTCGACAAGCTCGGCTACGGCGATGCGGACGAGGGCTCGGCCATCCGCGGCAAGGTGGAGCTGGAAGTCGGCCAGACGCTGAACTTCGACTGGCTCTTCGGCGCCGCCGCCAAGTCCGGCGGCAATGACTTCGCCTTCGTCACGCTGCGCCATGACGGCGAGAACGAGGTGTTCGGCCTGGCCGACGTGAAGACGGTGGGCCAGGGCAAGGACAGCGGCTGGCAGAGCTTCTCCTTCACGGCGGACGAGGCCGGCGGCTACGAGATCGGCATCGGCGTGATGGATGTGGGCAGCAGCGACGGCCACAGCATCCTGATGCTGGACAACATCTGGATCGGCTGA
- a CDS encoding Bug family tripartite tricarboxylate transporter substrate binding protein, giving the protein MHTPPIGPRLARRSVLAGAALLPLSARAALPDRPVRIVVGFAPGTGPDLLARLLADALKDVLPAGAIVDNRAGAGGITAALEVARNVRPDGTTLMLGGVGPLAMAPSIFARLAYDPARDFAPLSFLAALDFAFVVPNSLPVEDFAGYLRWGQAQGQLPMGTFGAGTPGHFGASILGVTSRMPVEAVHFRTTGDAMAALLNGSIQGLFGTIALVAPQVQARQLRALAVTSPARSALMPEVPTMEELGRPELTFNSWFGLVAPAATPQPVLAALEAAVLRVMATPEMAARLQERGFRPAVTGRAEFETLMRQETARWAEVARLTQFRALD; this is encoded by the coding sequence ATGCACACGCCCCCCATCGGGCCGCGCCTCGCGCGCCGTTCGGTCCTGGCCGGCGCCGCCCTGCTGCCGCTCTCCGCCCGCGCCGCCCTGCCCGACCGGCCGGTCCGCATCGTGGTGGGCTTCGCCCCGGGCACCGGGCCGGACCTGCTGGCCCGCCTGCTGGCCGATGCCCTGAAGGACGTGCTGCCCGCCGGCGCGATCGTGGACAACCGCGCGGGGGCCGGCGGCATCACCGCCGCCCTCGAAGTGGCGCGCAATGTCCGGCCGGACGGCACCACGCTGATGCTGGGGGGCGTGGGCCCGCTGGCCATGGCGCCCAGCATCTTCGCCCGCCTGGCCTATGATCCCGCGCGGGACTTCGCCCCCCTCTCCTTCCTTGCCGCGCTGGACTTCGCCTTCGTTGTGCCGAACAGCCTGCCGGTGGAGGATTTCGCCGGCTACCTGCGCTGGGGCCAGGCGCAGGGCCAGCTTCCCATGGGCACCTTCGGCGCCGGCACGCCCGGGCATTTCGGCGCCTCCATCCTCGGCGTCACCTCCCGCATGCCGGTGGAGGCGGTGCATTTCCGCACCACGGGCGATGCCATGGCGGCCTTGCTGAACGGCTCCATCCAGGGGCTGTTCGGGACCATCGCGCTGGTCGCGCCGCAGGTCCAGGCACGGCAGCTGCGCGCCCTCGCGGTCACGAGCCCGGCGCGCTCGGCCCTGATGCCGGAGGTGCCGACGATGGAAGAGCTCGGCCGGCCCGAGCTGACCTTCAATTCCTGGTTCGGCCTGGTCGCACCGGCCGCGACGCCGCAGCCCGTCCTGGCCGCGCTCGAGGCCGCGGTGCTGCGCGTCATGGCCACGCCCGAGATGGCGGCCCGCCTGCAGGAGCGCGGCTTCCGCCCCGCCGTCACGGGCCGCGCCGAATTCGAGACGCTGATGCGGCAGGAGACGGCCCGCTGGGCCGAGGTGGCGCGGCTGACGCAATTCCGCGCCCTGGACTGA
- a CDS encoding DUF3237 domain-containing protein — protein MQPAPALEFLCSVAVSVGPPVTVGAGPMGIRRIIPILGGQLTGPGLSGEVLPGGADHQIIRPDGVVELVARYTVRLPDGALVYVVNSGIRDASPEDTARLLRGEPVPPERVYFRTAPVFETASPAHQWLHRRLFVGYGERQPEAVLLRIFTL, from the coding sequence ATGCAGCCCGCACCCGCCCTGGAGTTCCTGTGTTCCGTCGCGGTCTCGGTCGGCCCGCCCGTGACGGTGGGCGCGGGGCCCATGGGAATCCGGCGCATCATCCCGATCCTGGGCGGGCAGCTCACCGGGCCGGGGCTTTCCGGCGAGGTGCTGCCGGGCGGGGCCGACCACCAGATCATCCGCCCGGACGGCGTGGTGGAGCTGGTCGCGCGCTACACCGTCCGCCTGCCCGACGGCGCGCTGGTCTATGTGGTGAACAGCGGCATCCGCGACGCCTCGCCCGAGGATACGGCGCGGCTGCTGCGCGGCGAGCCGGTGCCGCCGGAGCGCGTCTATTTCCGTACGGCGCCTGTGTTCGAGACCGCCTCGCCCGCGCATCAATGGCTGCACCGGCGCCTCTTCGTCGGCTATGGCGAGCGCCAGCCGGAGGCGGTGCTGCTGCGGATTTTCACGCTCTGA
- a CDS encoding Bug family tripartite tricarboxylate transporter substrate binding protein yields MRRRHLPGLTLLLAAPAVHAQVPWPDRPVRIIVPFPPGQSTDIVARLVADELSRRWPQRVVVENRAGGAGVPAMEVAARAAPDGTTLVAGSIGPMAVNAAVIPRLSYDPERDFTPLTNLSLVPLCIVAHPGFPANDPAGFLAAARAATPPLSMATAGPASGAHMAAELLAHRLGIQLSMVHYRGSGPAITDLIAGTVPLMSDSLASALPNVRAGRLKLIGVSTRGRVSWAPEVPSFAETVAPGHEAVGWNGLAAPAGLPPEIAARINADVTAILRDPAVIARIEEAGMLADPQSQAQFAAFLRAEIQRWREVARMANVTL; encoded by the coding sequence ATGCGTCGTCGCCACCTGCCCGGCCTCACCCTCCTGCTCGCCGCGCCGGCGGTCCATGCCCAGGTGCCATGGCCCGACCGGCCGGTGCGGATCATCGTCCCCTTCCCGCCCGGCCAGAGCACCGACATCGTCGCCCGGCTGGTGGCGGACGAGCTCTCCCGCCGCTGGCCGCAGCGCGTGGTGGTGGAGAACCGCGCGGGCGGCGCGGGCGTCCCGGCCATGGAGGTGGCGGCGCGCGCCGCGCCGGACGGCACCACCCTGGTCGCGGGCTCGATCGGCCCCATGGCCGTGAATGCGGCGGTGATCCCGCGCCTCTCCTATGATCCGGAGCGGGACTTCACGCCGCTGACCAATCTCAGCCTCGTGCCGCTCTGCATCGTGGCGCATCCCGGGTTCCCCGCGAATGATCCGGCGGGCTTCCTGGCCGCGGCGCGGGCCGCGACGCCGCCGCTTTCCATGGCCACGGCCGGGCCCGCCTCGGGCGCGCACATGGCGGCCGAATTGCTGGCGCATCGCCTCGGCATCCAGCTCAGCATGGTGCATTACCGGGGCAGCGGGCCCGCCATCACCGACCTGATCGCCGGCACCGTGCCGCTGATGAGCGACAGCCTGGCCTCCGCCCTGCCCAATGTGCGGGCGGGGCGGCTCAAGCTCATCGGCGTCAGCACGCGCGGCCGCGTCTCCTGGGCGCCGGAGGTGCCGAGCTTCGCCGAGACGGTGGCGCCGGGGCATGAGGCGGTGGGGTGGAACGGCCTCGCCGCGCCGGCCGGCCTGCCGCCCGAGATCGCGGCCCGCATCAATGCCGATGTGACGGCCATCCTGCGCGACCCCGCCGTCATCGCGCGCATCGAGGAGGCGGGGATGCTGGCCGATCCGCAGAGCCAGGCGCAATTCGCGGCCTTCCTGCGCGCCGAGATCCAGCGCTGGCGCGAGGTGGCGCGGATGGCGAATGTGACGCTGTAG
- a CDS encoding Bug family tripartite tricarboxylate transporter substrate binding protein, translated as MLTRRLTLAAPGLLALPAAAQTWQPERAITMIVAFAPGGGTDVAARTLARFMERELGQSVVVHNRAGAGGEVGWAELARARPDGLTIGFINTPNLVTIPIERQARFKLEDFAPIANVVDDPGGFWVLPDSPWRNLNDLAAAARAAPGTISYGTTGVGSDDHLATLAFERLTGTRLLHVPFNGSSQVRNAILGRNIQIAAMNMGEGVGDFRQGVLRPLGQMAETRWANTNDVPTFREQGFDVVDGSLRGLAAPAGTPAPVLQRLAAVVRSVMQHPDFVAAATQQQLPLRFLDPDQHRAVLFAMRENYQRMWTQHPWRE; from the coding sequence ATGCTCACCCGCCGCCTCACCCTGGCTGCGCCGGGCCTGCTTGCCCTGCCCGCCGCCGCGCAGACCTGGCAGCCCGAACGCGCCATCACCATGATCGTCGCCTTCGCGCCCGGCGGCGGCACGGATGTCGCGGCCCGCACGTTGGCCCGCTTCATGGAGCGCGAGCTCGGCCAATCCGTCGTCGTCCACAACCGCGCGGGGGCGGGTGGCGAGGTGGGCTGGGCGGAGCTGGCCCGCGCGCGGCCGGACGGGCTGACCATCGGCTTCATCAACACGCCCAACCTCGTCACCATTCCGATCGAGCGGCAGGCGCGCTTCAAGCTGGAGGATTTCGCCCCGATCGCAAATGTGGTGGATGACCCCGGCGGCTTCTGGGTGCTGCCCGACAGCCCCTGGCGCAACCTGAACGACCTCGCCGCCGCGGCCCGCGCGGCACCGGGGACCATCAGCTACGGCACCACGGGCGTCGGGTCGGACGACCACCTGGCGACGCTCGCCTTCGAGCGGCTCACCGGCACGCGGCTGCTGCACGTGCCTTTCAACGGCTCGTCGCAGGTGCGCAACGCGATCCTTGGGCGGAACATCCAGATCGCCGCGATGAACATGGGCGAAGGTGTGGGCGATTTCCGCCAGGGCGTGCTGCGCCCGCTCGGCCAGATGGCCGAGACGCGCTGGGCCAACACCAATGATGTGCCGACCTTCCGCGAGCAGGGCTTCGACGTGGTGGATGGCTCGCTGCGCGGCCTCGCGGCGCCGGCCGGCACGCCCGCACCGGTGCTGCAGCGCCTCGCCGCCGTGGTGCGCTCCGTGATGCAGCATCCGGACTTTGTGGCGGCGGCGACGCAGCAGCAATTGCCGCTGCGCTTCCTCGACCCCGACCAGCACCGCGCCGTGCTCTTCGCGATGCGCGAGAACTACCAGCGGATGTGGACGCAGCACCCCTGGCGGGAGTGA
- a CDS encoding glycosyltransferase family 2 protein — protein MMRETPARPNARPELSILVPTYDRDIRPLVAELLDGMATLPDPRVVELLVLVDGNPALAGQEEVLAMAEALGLAAGFALAPRNLGRSGARNALAEAARGTHILFLDADSLPDAPGFVARALAAAREAPDAVTCGGRTGQRCPPAPRDARLFEAHSRKREWIPAAERNRDPEGNFLSANFQLRRELFLRAPFDARFTGWGWEDTDWALRIRPHAPVRHVDNSVSHMEHHADAAWLGRLDRSVGNYALLAEAHPEAVRRHRLWPLMRALRPISGWGWLKAMLWHLALWPALPVGLRLNLAKLRQAMVYAAVIRP, from the coding sequence ATGATGCGGGAGACGCCGGCCCGGCCCAACGCCCGGCCCGAATTGTCCATCCTCGTGCCGACCTATGACCGCGACATCCGCCCCCTCGTGGCGGAACTGCTCGACGGCATGGCGACGCTGCCCGACCCGCGCGTGGTCGAGCTGCTGGTGCTGGTGGATGGCAACCCGGCGCTGGCCGGGCAGGAGGAGGTGCTGGCCATGGCCGAGGCGCTGGGCCTCGCGGCAGGCTTCGCCCTGGCGCCGCGGAATCTCGGCCGCTCGGGCGCGCGCAACGCGCTGGCCGAGGCCGCGCGGGGCACGCACATCCTTTTTCTCGACGCGGATTCCCTGCCGGACGCGCCGGGCTTCGTCGCCCGCGCGCTGGCGGCGGCACGCGAAGCGCCCGATGCCGTCACCTGCGGCGGCCGCACCGGCCAGCGCTGCCCGCCCGCGCCGCGCGATGCGCGCCTCTTCGAGGCGCATAGCCGCAAGCGCGAATGGATTCCCGCCGCGGAGCGCAACCGCGATCCGGAGGGCAATTTCCTCTCCGCCAACTTCCAGCTCCGGCGGGAGCTGTTCCTGCGCGCGCCCTTCGATGCGCGCTTCACCGGCTGGGGGTGGGAGGACACGGACTGGGCGCTGCGGATCCGCCCGCATGCGCCCGTGCGCCATGTGGACAACAGCGTCTCGCACATGGAGCACCATGCGGATGCCGCCTGGCTCGGCCGGCTTGATCGCTCGGTCGGCAACTACGCGCTGCTGGCCGAGGCGCACCCGGAGGCGGTGCGCCGCCACCGCCTCTGGCCGCTGATGCGCGCACTGCGCCCCATCAGCGGCTGGGGCTGGCTGAAGGCAATGCTATGGCACCTCGCCCTCTGGCCGGCGCTGCCCGTGGGGCTTCGGCTCAACCTCGCCAAGCTGCGCCAGGCCATGGTCTATGCGGCGGTGATCCGCCCCTGA
- a CDS encoding lipopolysaccharide biosynthesis protein — protein MKARLMRLLPARALAFDVSVLFGGFGLQLLTQIGWLLLALRLLGPEGYGLFAALTAITVAVGSFVGWGSDQLLIREVARNPEAMRRWVGHGLLSILVTALPLGLLLFLLLPLIEAGRIGALALALVLLADLWLGRWANLAIAISMAAGHSRRQAAVTVIPGALRLGAILLAGLLHAPLTIGVWAAWYAAATAVSALVCLWLVVRDHGWPRLGWIPGLWGEGLAFAAETALQASVKDLDKPIVLQFLGAEAAGLYAAAFRIVDVVSLPIRALGYAVYARMFKLAAEDPAECRRLARRSLGMAVALGAAGGLGLLLFAWLLPLVFGAAYAALPGLVRWLSPMPALFGAFVIGADLLTAVGRQSHRLGVVVVSLALTLGMCWVLTPLLGLEGAILARLGVQALTVALVWALALRGGAR, from the coding sequence ATGAAGGCGCGGCTGATGCGCCTGCTGCCGGCCCGCGCGCTGGCCTTCGATGTCTCGGTGCTGTTCGGCGGCTTCGGCCTGCAATTGCTGACGCAGATCGGCTGGCTGCTGCTGGCGCTGCGCCTGCTGGGGCCCGAGGGCTACGGCCTCTTCGCCGCACTCACCGCCATCACCGTCGCGGTGGGCAGCTTCGTGGGCTGGGGCAGCGACCAGTTGCTGATCCGCGAGGTGGCGCGCAACCCCGAGGCGATGCGGCGCTGGGTGGGGCATGGGCTGCTCTCCATCCTCGTCACCGCGCTGCCGCTCGGGCTGCTGCTCTTCCTGCTGCTGCCGCTGATCGAGGCGGGGCGCATCGGCGCCCTGGCGCTGGCGCTGGTGCTGCTGGCGGATCTCTGGCTCGGGCGCTGGGCCAATCTCGCCATCGCCATCAGCATGGCCGCCGGCCATTCGAGGCGGCAGGCCGCGGTGACCGTCATCCCCGGCGCGCTGCGGCTGGGCGCGATCCTGCTCGCCGGCCTCCTCCACGCACCGCTGACCATCGGCGTGTGGGCGGCCTGGTATGCGGCGGCGACGGCGGTCTCCGCCCTCGTCTGCCTCTGGCTCGTGGTGCGCGACCATGGCTGGCCGCGCCTGGGCTGGATTCCCGGCCTCTGGGGCGAGGGCCTGGCCTTCGCGGCGGAGACCGCGCTCCAGGCCTCGGTGAAGGATCTCGACAAGCCGATCGTGCTGCAATTCCTCGGTGCCGAGGCCGCCGGCCTCTATGCCGCGGCCTTCCGCATCGTGGATGTGGTGTCGCTGCCCATCCGCGCCCTCGGCTACGCGGTCTATGCGCGCATGTTCAAGCTGGCGGCGGAAGACCCGGCCGAGTGCCGCCGCCTCGCGCGGCGCAGCCTCGGCATGGCGGTGGCGCTCGGTGCCGCGGGCGGGCTTGGGCTGCTGCTCTTCGCCTGGCTGCTGCCGCTGGTCTTCGGCGCGGCCTATGCGGCGCTGCCCGGCCTCGTGCGCTGGCTCTCGCCCATGCCCGCGCTGTTCGGCGCCTTCGTCATCGGCGCCGACCTGCTGACCGCCGTTGGCCGCCAGTCGCACCGGCTGGGCGTGGTGGTGGTGTCGCTCGCGCTGACGCTCGGGATGTGCTGGGTGCTGACGCCGCTCCTGGGGCTGGAGGGCGCGATCCTCGCGCGGCTCGGCGTGCAGGCGCTGACGGTAGCGCTGGTCTGGGCGCTGGCGCTCAGGGGAGGGGCACGATGA